Proteins from one Triticum aestivum cultivar Chinese Spring chromosome 7A, IWGSC CS RefSeq v2.1, whole genome shotgun sequence genomic window:
- the LOC123147174 gene encoding U-box domain-containing protein 15, producing MLSSLLGTRPAVEPEPPEPEPEPSGRQLSDGDLLDELVATVGAAQAFQEFRRSHRKECFNLLRWLQLVLPLIEELQDASPPRPLTDDAHRRLALLSRAFQAARRLLRRCHDGSKIFLSLESEAVQGSFRAVYEKINVALDGMPYSDIGISDEVKEQVELINTQLKRSKKRTDTQDMELAMDFMVVLQDKEDRSADRVILEQLAKKLELQSLADLRAETMAIKKLINERNGQQPESTKQIIDLLHKLKEVAGIDEKNILGEVHIPKYLEKCPSLMIPNDFLCPISLEIMTDPVIIASGRTYERRSIQKWLDAGQRTCPKTQQPLAHLSLAPNFALKNLILQWCEKNKVEMQTRADEPPVEEEVNKEVLIPSLVKDLSSPNLDVQRKAAKKIRTLSKESPEDRTLITDSGGIAALVGLLQYPDKKIQDNAVTSLLNLSIDEVNKVLIAKGNAIPLIIEVLKNGNVEGQENSAAALFSLSMVDENKVAIGALGGMAPLVDLLKNGTIRGKKDASTAIFNLLLNHQNKLRAIEAGIVPVLLKTLDNTKLGMVDEALSIFLLLGSNSACRGTIGTESFVETLVRIIKEGTPKNKECALSVILELGSHNNALMVHALGFGLHEHLTEIAKNGTSRAQRKANSLIQLAQKCES from the exons ATGCTGTCGTCGCTGCTCGGGACGCGGCCGGCCGTGGAGCCGGAGCCGCCGGAGCCCGAGCCGGAGCCGTCGGGGCGGCAGCTCTCGGACGGGGACCTGCTGGACGAACTGGTCGCCACCGTGGGCGCCGCGCAGGCGTTCCAGGAGTTCCGGCGGTCGCACCGCAAGGagtgcttcaacctcctccgctGGCTCCAGCTCGTGCTCCCGCTCATCGAGGAGCTCCAAGATGCGTCCCCGCCCCGCCCGCTCACCGACGACGCCCaccgccgcctcgcgctcctcaGCCGCGCCTTCCaggccgcccgccgcctcctccgccgctgccACGACGGCAGCAAGATCTTCCTC TCGCTGGAGAGCGAGGCGGTGCAGGGGAGCTTCCGTGCCGTGTATGAGAAGATCAACGTCGCGTTGGACGGCATGCCCTACTCGGACATCGGCATCTCCGACGAGGTCAAGGAGCAA GTGGAGCTCATCAACACGCAGCTGAAGCGGAGCAAGAAGAGGACGGACACCCAGGACATGGAGCTCGCCATGGACTTCATGGTGGTCCTCCAGGACAAGGAGGACCGGAGCGCGGACAGGGTCATCCTCGAGCAGCTGGCCAAGAAGCTCGAGCTACAAAGCCTGGCCGACCTCCGCGCCGAGACCATGGCCATCAAGAAGCTAATCAACGAGCGCAATGGGCAGCAACCTGAGAGCACAAAGCAGATCATCGACCTTCTCCACAAGCTCAAGGAGGTTGCTGGCATAGACGAGAAAAACATCCTCGGCGAGGTCCATATCCCCAAGTACCTTGAGAAGTGCCCCTCTCTCATGATCCCCAACGACTTCCTCTGCCCCATCTCCCTCGAGATCATGACCGACCCCGTCATCATCGCCAGCGGCCGG ACTTACGAGAGGAGAAGCATCCAGAAGTGGTTGGACGCGGGGCAGCGAACGTGTCCCAAGACGCAGCAGCCGTTGGCGCATCTGTCGCTGGCGCCGAATtttgctctcaagaacttgatccTGCAGTGGTGTGAGAAGAACAAGGTAGAGATGCAGACAAGAGCTGACGAACCTCCTGTTGAGGAGGAAGTGAATAAGGAAGTACTCATCCCGTCATTGGTGAAGGACCTCTCATCCCCAAACCTCGACGTGCAGCGCAAGGCCGCCAAGAAGATCCGCACGCTTTCCAAGGAGAGCCCGGAGGACCGCACACTCATCACTGACAGTGGAGGCATCGCGGCCCTTGTCGGCCTCCTGCAGTACCCAGACAAAAAGATCCAGGACAATGCGGTCACGTCGTTGCTCAACCTCTCAATCGACGAGGTCAACAAGGTCTTGATTGCCAAAGGGAATGCCATCCCATTGATCATCGAAGTCCTCAAGAACGGCAATGTCGAGGGCCAGGAGAACTCCGCCGCGGCGCTGTTTAGCCTGTCCATGGTTGACGAGAACAAGGTGGCCATAGGGGCCTTGGGAGGTATGGCTCCATTGGTTGACCTCCTGAAGAATGGGACGATCAGGGGGAAGAAAGATGCTAGCACGGCCATCTTCAACCTATTGCTGAATCACCAGAACAAGTTAAGGGCTATTGAGGCTGGCATCGTTCCCGTGCTGCTCAAAACTCTCGACaacacgaaacttggcatggttgaTGAGGCCCTCTCCATCTTCCTCCTGCTTGGGTCCAACTCGGCATGCCGTGGAACGATCGGAACAGAGAGCTTCGTTGAGACGCTTGTGCGGATCATCAAGGAGGGGACCCCCAAGAACAAGGAGTGTGCACTTTCTGTTATCCTTGAGCTTGGATCACACAATAATGCCCTTATGGTGCACGCCCTCGGGTTCGGCCTCCACGAGCATCTCACGGAGATTGCCAAGAACGGCACGAGTAGAGCACAGAGGAAGGCAAACTCTCTGATTCAGCTTGCCCAGAAGTGTGAATCGTAG